Part of the Xenopus tropicalis strain Nigerian chromosome 3, UCB_Xtro_10.0, whole genome shotgun sequence genome, AAGACCCCAACCGTAACCCACTTTTTTGCAATTACTAGCAGTATGGatctattttttttacacttacacaaaAAGGGTAACAATAAAGGGCAAAAGTTTTGTTTCAGGGGTGCTTCTGTCATAAGTTTAGTTGAGAAACTCCCCTCAGGTGGTAGTTCCCCTGAAGTTACAGGGGAGGCAAAAATCCGctactggtaactttaaaagctgaaattctgattttttaaatcagaattttggctcctCTAGTACAGAGAGCGCAATAGGGTGGCCGCTGTTCCTTGTTTGTATTCTAATGTCAGCCTTTGGATTCTTTACAGGAACATAACCattttaaaccatatagcatgtCCTTATATTCTTTTTGCACATAGTGAGCTAATAAATGATTGtgctaaagtaacaataacaagctGAATGAAAATACTCACAAGTAAGCATGTCATTGAATCTATAAGCCACTGTAGTCTATACAAACCTGTTAAAACCCAGACACAGCTGAATGAAACCCAAGAACCAGGCAACTTAAAGGCACACATATCATTTTGATTATAGTTACTTGACTTCATATacttaaatgaaatgaaaatgaaatgaggtaaatagataggctgtgaaaaaaaagtatttctaatATACTTAGTTAGACAAACATGTAATCTATAATGGCTGTAGTGAGTGGAtgtgtaacataatagccagaacactacttcctcctttcagctctctaacctctctAACATGTAATCTTTAAAAGCTGGAGTGAACCGACGTCTAagataatagccagaacactacttcctcctttgcagctatTTATACTGGGACAAAACTGTTCACTTAGTTTGCTCTTGTTCCTTAGCATGCTGGTCAGATTCAAAAggtaacagttatgtcccatatggctcaTTGGTTCACTCCAGCTTTTAAAGATTACATGTTTAGCTAACtatctatattgaaaacattttttaattttgcactctgtctattttaccaagtttcatttttacactgaactgttcctttaagatggagTTTCTTGTGGGGATGCCTGTTAGGCCTCTGTCTTAGCTCTGTGAAATCTTATTTTTCTCTCAAACAGTTTTTGGTAACTCAGGGATTATACTGACTATGATCATTTCACACAACTTGGTACTAGGCTTTGCAATTAGGCCTGGATTGAAGTTCCTGGCTTAAAAAACAGTTGTTGAAACAGAAAACCTACCTATAGTAACCTACTGTTAGAATGAAAATTGTGAAGTTCCAGCAACTTAGAACACCTTTAAGACTGTTGCTATTTGCCAAAGAAGCCTTCTCAAAGGGCAAGAGTCCAAAGCAATAAGTTCAATAGTGAGGTGCAAGGTGAACTTACTGATTACCTTATGATCTACACTCTAATAGAACCAGACTAGTGAATCATCAAGCCTTTCAAATTTACTGCAGGAGCATGTAAAAGTTTTTGTAAAGGCTTGTGGTGTCTGTGGACACTGATGAAGCATTTCATTCAAGAGAGTTGCCCTTCTTGTGGGGAAACAACCTTAGAATGGTAAACAGTGAACCTTCCAGGATGCCCCGTCTATAATTTTGTGGAGATACATATTTCATCTTGTTAACTAATGGTTAACTAGCAGTTatgattttatttaatttgtttcccCTAgggcaaaaaaagaaagaatctCAAAGCTAGAGTCTGTCAAGTCACAGTAGACTTATCTGAATGACAGAAACGTGCATCTATGGCACTATGGAATGCAGTGGTGGACTGCTTGTGGCAGCCAAATACAGTGTTCCTTTGGGCCATCTGTAACTAATACACCCAGTTGTTACTAAAGCAAACCTGAGATAAAAACAGTGGATATCAGGAGCTTCTTAGGGTAATGTACAATAAACAGTCTAAAGTTTGTCCACATCTAGtaactcaaagcaaccaatcagaggtgTTCTTTCAAACACCTAACCAGTAAATGCCACAGGTTTATTAGTTACTGTGAGCTACTAGGCAAATAGCAAACGCTAgactatttattacattacctcaaTACAGCTTTCATAAACACATGCCACCACTGTATATTGTCTTGCCAAAAGCTTTCGCTTACATATACAATTGATAATTACCACACAGATATCCTCTGTATACCAGTATTACttactttttaattaattacTTACTCTTGCCTACAACTTCTTATTCAGTGGACAGTTTGCCATAGTTAAAAGATGCAGAGAGAGGAAAACAGGAGTAGAATATGCAGCCAAGTTCATCAAGAAACGCCAAAGCCCTGCCAGCCGCAGAGGAGTGATTCGGGGGGAGATTGAACGCGAAGTAGACATCCTGAAGGATATCCAGCACCAAAACATTATCACTCTGCAGGATGTCTATGAGAACAAgactgatgtggtcctcatcctgGAGCTGTGAGTTTAAAATCTTGACTCATGAGCTTAGATTTTTGAGTGTATTGTGATAAAGTGCTTGGTTCAGCAATGGATTCTGCATTAAATGTTAAGAAATACTATCATCTTAGACTGTGCTCCTTTAAATATCTCGATCTATGCATAGAATATCTTATTGTCTCACACATTCATATATGCACTGGGCCAGTAATAGAGACAGAGGTTCTTCAAACTTTCTGAAATTATCaagatattcttaaaactatTATTATGGACCTTAAAGTGGACCTTGGTCAAAGAtagtactattaaaaaaaaaaaaaaaaaaaaatgatttcagccATTCATAGGGTCACAATCAGGGATACCAGATTAGAGACTGGGGTTGGAAGAGGCAAGTTACAAATAGAAGTTGGCATCTCTTTTTAAGACCCATAATGAGGTTATATTTTCTAGTTAAGGAAAATATTTTGAACCATACCACACATAAGTAATGATATTTCTTTATACTATAACATATCTTCATATATAGTACatgttaatgaaaaaataaaaataaaaatgtaaataaaaacagagATTATTCAATATGGCATTTTCACAGATATGCTAAATAGTACATCAATAAAACAAGTTATTTATGAGtatcattatttcattattatcattatttctattattataatagttgtattatttcctgtcaacATATAGTGCTATATTTTTTTGATGAGTAAAGCATAACATTCTTTCTCAGCTGCATAAGTGAAAAAGACATGAGCTTGTCTGTGTTGAAGACCAGAATTAGAGTGGTAATCTTGTATGTGGTTTACAAGAAGGATATTGCATGTCACTTACTTCCTCTAGATTTTAGTATACTGTTTAGTGGAAAAAAGaacaatttattttacactggttatatgaaaatatattcaaTAATTAATGGGTCAGCTCCCTGTTTTTCAAATTGAAATATAATAGATTGGCTAAGTGTTCAGGTTTGCAAAAATACTTACAATGATAccatcagtatcactttaaaggagaacaaaactgtaaaaataataactaaaaataccatattttatatactgaacttaccaCTCCAGCCTAAATAAGTATCTCtacagtagtaatgatccaggcttcACAGTTGTCACGGGAGCTTCTCATTTTGGATTTTATTAGAATTTGGACTGGATTCCTAACAGGGCACGTGAGTAAGCGGAATACACTCACATAGGTGACCAACTGGATTTCCTCCTAATATTATGGGCAGGGCCATTGGATGCATTGGTTGTAAACTTCAATCAGCAGAACCAGCCTGCTTAGAAACTGTTAGTGTATGTATTTGCTGAAGCACCGATTTTTTTGGGTCGGGGTTTTGTCTCCGAAAACCCCATTttttgtcagaaaaaaacatagcttttccaatatttattatgcaacaaaaccacaaccTTTGCTAATCCGAAAATACGCCGGCTAATAATTTAAACCAATGTGTATGACTAGTTAATGAAAGTGTGTCACCACTGTCTAAGATGTGCGCTTGTACGCATACACACAAATTATGAGACCAGCTCACACAAGAAATTGTGGTGCGCACAAGAAATTTTGCATAAAAATACATATCATTTTGTACTGTGCTCACCAGTTTTTCAAATGTGTGCACATGGTTTTCAAGATCGTGCACAAAACAAATGTTTGGCACACagagccaagaagaaattagagagAACATTGACTCACTGAAATATATCTTACTGAAATCATAATCATTGTGAATATGCCCAAACCATAATGGTTGTATCAAATAACCCACTCAAGTGACATATTCTTCTTGTATCCATTTGACCAATGCTGTAACATATGATGATTAACCAATGCAGTGAGAGGCTTTTGTTTAAACCAGAAAGCACACAAATGTTGCAATTATAGTTTTCTTTCTAACAGGAGCCTATAAAAATCTCCCCCCAATTCCTAGTttcaactagggttgccacctcactgGTATTTCAtttcggtgggggggggggggcacaaggcaTGTACCTCTTTTACCTACCCCTAGTAAGCCTGCAAGCTTGGGGGGATGGTCAGGCTGACCAGTCAGCCAAGTTGCCTAGGGCACCAGGTCAGTTTAGCTTGGAGCTGGGGCCTATATATATGGTGGCAGCCTTGGGTTGTACAGTCCTATATATAGGATTGCTGAATTTACCCCCCCCCTAGCCTTTCTTGATTGGCTCATGAACCAACTCTACTGCTTACCCTATAAATTGCTAAGGCTGCTTCAATGTTAGAATGtgccttaaagagcaaggaaaggctactactgtagcccttaacATAGTGTAGAGCCCCCCTTGCTTAGCTGTATCTGCAGCCtctcacggccgccatcttggattcccccgCTCGATCAGACAGACCCCCCCCCGCTCGCTCCCCGTCGCTTGCTTGCCTGCTTGCTTCGGCTGTCTGCACGTCTCATCTCATGAACCAGGGGAGCCAGCAGGAGCCAGGCGCCTGCTTGTCACACTGAAAATGAGCAGGGCGCATGCGCCGCCTTCAGTGTCCCGGTCACACAGTCAAtgtaggagtgaggcattatgggaatcctctttacccagctcagcgttttttcttcttgtttggcttcagatcttctgaacaggtgaaatatggggagacttaagggcactattgagacaactgaaggtatgcctgcagcttgagattaactctttattagactttccttctcctttaaccaactTCAGTCAGTCCTGTgttaataatataatgtataaaggGAAAAGCCATAAGCAAGGTTATAGAATTTCTGTTTAGAAATTGTATAGATGATAACTaagatttacattaaaaaagttctGGCTCCTCTCTTTTTAGTGTTTCTGGTGGAGAGCTCTTTGATTTTCTGGCTCAAAAGGAATCACTTAGCGAGGAAGAAGCTACAAGATTCATCAAGCAGATACTAGAAGGAGTTAATTACCTGCATACCCGCAAAATTGCACATTTTGACTTAAAGGTGAGATTAAAGGGCAGAGGTACAATGTATTAAGAAAAAGTAGTGAAAATAAGGCTAAAAGTAAAGCCAGGCCAACATTTGTGAGTGAGTATTTAGCAACTGGGAGTTTAAGGGACACGTGCCAGAAAACAAGCGCCTTTGAGGTGACTGCCAATGTTAGCTATGGATGAAAGTGATCAGATGAGTATTGCTGATACTGTGTTGTTgccaaaatattaaatatatccaTAAGTTtaatcaccatattttttttttttaaggcactaTTCTTTCTCAGAATTTCCGCCAAATTTTGCATGATGCATATCTTTGTACTCCATGATGGAAACAAAGATTTGTACCTGATCGTAAACAGCACATATCAGAGTGTAAATTGTATGTGCCACATACTGGAAGGGGGCTGGAACAGTGGCATAGACTTGTACACCCCTAAGCTGGAGTTTTGCACTTAACATCTCCTCAAGACAGGTGTTAAATACAGGACTGTTTTGTACCAGAGTCCACCACTCTACATCTGATGCACCAAAATAGTTGCAACCAGTGCAGCATGCACATACCGGGTAGTCGAGGAATACACTGTTAAATGTCATATCTATATTAAGAGAACACTCCAACACCTGTTGTGTTTAAAGGTTTTCTTTCTTCACATGAATATTTTTGATCTGCACACCCACTTTAACAATTAAATACTACAATTTTACGTACACCTTATAGTGGAACTCCAATATACTGTGATCCACACATCTCTAACCTGGTGAAAAGGTCACTTGGTTCTCATGGTGGCATGTTCTTTTTAAAAGCAATGCAATAGATACTtagttaaaaatgtttatttctctATTTTCAGCCAGAAAACATTATGCTTTTAGATAAAACAATCCCAATGCCACATATCAAACTGATAGATTTTGGCCTGGCACATACAATAGAGGATGGGGTGGAATTCAAGAATATTTTTGGGACTCCTGAGTTTGTAGGTGAGTATTAGCTTTCATTTAAGCTCTATAATTATTATCTTTGGTACAAGTAATAGTATGTATTGCTGTAACGCAGTACTTTTCAGGGACAATGACTTTCTGCACTGTAGGGCATTCAATTTGAGTCTAGTGCAATAACGAGATGTAAAGGGTTTATCACTAGGGGTGGTGCCAGATTTTGGCCCGCACTGGCCCTGCATGCTTTTCAGTGAGCACCATGGAGCAAtcctcttcttccttcttcttttttatttctttagtgCCCCCAGCCAGACACATGAGGAAGATGAAAAGCTGTTTTTTGGGGGGGCAGGGTTTTTGTTAAAGGTTGGCTTTTCACATACTGCGTATGTAAACCCACACCAAGaaaaaagaagcaggaagaggattgctctgtGATGCTCACTAAAaagtaccccaggttggtgcagtTTCCTGCTAACCAAAGCACCGGACGGGGTATTaggtaaatgattacaatatATTCCGTAAGTAACAGCCTAGCTGAGTCTGAGTCCTGTGATTTACCCACTGCCTTAACTTCTCCCATATGACAGAAGTCTGTGTTGTTTTAAGCTTTAAATATTATGGTCTTGAAGTACATATTTTTTACTGTATGTATGCagtgtaaaatgttttctatAATGTAAAAATACATGGTGAAATAGTGCTAAATgagctttttttaattattgcttaaaataaattctatgggagattgtcttcccataattttgagctttctgggtaacaagtttctagataagggatcctatacatgGACtagttattaaaaaatgtaaaacatatactGTAACATTCTTGAATTGAGATAATATAAAAGCAAAACTTAGATATTCAACTGCTCAGCCTTACTGCTTCCAGGTTTGATGCATTAATCCCCAACGGCTCCCGCTTGCCTCTTAATACATTGTAAATGAAGAGGAGAGCACTGTCCTGCAGTGCAGTGGTCTAAATAATAGTTTTTCAAAGCAGTGAATCTGCAGGATAGTGCTCTCCTCTTAATTTACAATAATATAAAAGCAACGTGGTACAAAAAATAGGTTTACAGTAAAATCCAGTTTACattattttaagggaaaaaatggTCACTTTCTATAGATAAGCACAGGAAACACTCTGCCTGTGGCAGACACTGATAGGCAGATGTCCATCAGAAATGAGTAGTGATTACCAATCATTAGCCATAGGCTgtattacatttatacaaacactATACTTTACTATAATTTACATGAAATACGCCATGTTTTTGTACCTGCTATGTAGCTTTATCCAGCATAATTTAATAAATCACACACAAGTTGAATTCACATTTTGTAAACTGCAACTCCGAGCATCCCTCAATGACATCTTAATGACTTCTtggtcatttcttttttttctgtacatatTACATTTTCAGTCTCTATACTATAGTCAGTGCAGCATTTGAAGTAGTGATTTGCAAGTTACTAATTTTGTCTCTGTGTGGAACAGTTAAACAATGAAAACATGTAGAAAGAGTAAATGAACTACATATTACTGATATTGTCTATTTCCTTTCCTGACTGCAGCTCCTGAAATAGTCAATTATGAGCCGCTTGGCCTGGCTGCAGATATGTGGTAAGTTTATTCTCTTTTCATGTGTCTGTGGTGGGCCTATTGGGAGTGGAGGAGGGGTTTTGGCTATCTCTCAAAATTGCCCTCTGTTGGTGTGTCTGTCAGGGAAGGCAGTTTACATACAAAGCACTTACTGATCTCTCTGTTACAGGAGCATTGGAGTAATTACCTACATACTGTAAGTATTATAGTATAATAGTAGTGtatatgtttttgtgtattttcattTGAGTTTCCAGCATAATATTTTATTCAATATTCATACCAAAAGATTAATATTTTATAGTTCAAAAAGCACAGATTTCCAAACATGTG contains:
- the dapk2 gene encoding death-associated protein kinase 2 (The RefSeq protein has 1 substitution compared to this genomic sequence) codes for the protein MVEFKQQKVEDFYDIADELGSGQFAIVKRCRERKTGVEYAAKFIKKRQSPASRRGVIRGEIEREVDILKDIQHQNIITLQDVYENKTDVVLILELVSGGELFDFLAQKESLSEEEATRFIKQILEGVNYLHTRKIAHFDLKPENIMLLDKTIPMPHIKLIDFGLAHTIEDGVEFKNIFGTPEFVAPEIVNYEPLGLAADMWSIGVITYILLSGASPFLGENKQETLSNITAVNYEFDEEFFSHTSELAKDFIRKLLVKDTRKRLSIQEALRHPWITPRDKNQIMVRKRSLVNLENFRKQYARRRWKLTYSVVSLCNHLSRSLKKKIYSTQDDFKRNCESDVEEDPIRRKVIRPRKRSSTS
- the dapk2 gene encoding death-associated protein kinase 2 isoform X2 produces the protein MWKPKMVEFKQQKVEDFYDIADELGSGQFAIVKRCRERKTGVEYAAKFIKKRQSPASRRGVIRGEIEREVDILKDIQHQNIITLQDVYENKTDVVLILELVSGGELFDFLAQKESLSEEEATRFIKQILEGVNYLHTRKIAHFDLKPENIMLLDKTIPMPHIKLIDFGLAHTIEDGVEFKNIFGTPEFVAPEIVNYEPLGLAADMWSIGVITYILLSGASPFLGENKQETLSNITAVNYEFDEEFFSHTSELAKDFIRKLLVKDTRKRLSIQEALRHPWITPRDKNQIMVRKRSLINLENFRKQYARRRWKLTYSVVSLCNHLSRSLKKKIYSTQDDFKGKYGSCSVWSIREKL